Proteins from a single region of Carassius gibelio isolate Cgi1373 ecotype wild population from Czech Republic chromosome A5, carGib1.2-hapl.c, whole genome shotgun sequence:
- the LOC128011545 gene encoding two pore channel protein 1 isoform X4 translates to MADGDDDVPLILTWDDTSSGLLEEDARAPDPRAQNSLRQSWEMNYQEAAIYLQEGENNDKFFTHPRNAHALRAYLFAHNHLFYVMELLTAVLLMLLSLSEAPAVPFLRLDVYVHATLELLALVMVAFELCMKLRWLGFHTFIRHKRTMVKTCVLFIQFIEAIVVLVRQTSHLRVTRALRPIFLVDCRYCGAVRRNLRQIFQSLPPFIDILLLLLFFMVIFAILGFCLFSANSAGPYFSTLENSIVSLFVLLTTANFPDVMMPAYSKNRWSCIFFIVYLSIELYFIMNLLLAVVFDTFNGVEKMKFKSLLLHKRSAIEHAFQLLVSRQRPDGVCLKQFDGLMRFYRPRMTARDRFLTFKALNHSGATMLSLQDSYKFYEVIGLKWKARRSGEHWFDDLPRTAFLIFKGINLLVKSKAFQYAMYLVVAINGIWILVETNMLNVGVSWTRVVPWSYIIFLTIYGVEVLLKITGLGPLTYFSSGWNLFDFSVTVFAFLGLMALAFDMEPFYFIVVLRPLQLLRLFKIKQRYRNVLDTMFELFPRMASLGLTLIIFYYCFAIVGMEFFADVVYPNCCNTSTVAESYRQINVTIGNRTVLEEGYYYLNNFNNILSSFVTLFELTVVNNWYITMEGVTSQTTHWSRLYFMTFYIVTMVVMTIIVAFILDAFVFRMNYSRKNREPLDDPEDEKGIVFETEVSQTEALQTLDLYKHTLGVTNLSSLQDMCVALERSGHSSLVFVGRRSRTKCDLSMKMYEEEIQEWYEEYSRTNLQPDETFHRELDSPEASATNSIN, encoded by the exons ATGGCGGACGGGGATGACGACGTGCCGCTGATCCTGACCTGGGACGATACAAGCAGCGGGCTGCTGGAGGAAGATGCGA GAGCACCGGACCCCAGGGCCCAGAATTCTTTGCGGCAAAGTTGGGAAATGAACTACCAGGAAGCAGCAATATACCTCCAG GAGGGAGAGAATAACGACAAGTTTTTCACTCATCCGCGAAATGCCCATGCGCTCCGTGCCTACCTGTTTGCTCACAATCACCTTTTCTATGTGATGGAGCTGCTGACGGCAGTGTTACTCATGCTTCTGTCCCTCTCAGAGGCCCCTGCCGTCCCCTTTCTCCGCTTAGATGTCTAT GTTCATGCAACACTGGAGTTATTGGCATTGGTAATGGTGGCCTTTGAATTGTGCATGAAGCTCAGATGGCTTGGCTTTCACACCTTTATACGACATAAGAGGACCATGGTGAAG ACATGTGTCCTGTTTATTCAGTTCATCGAGGCAATTGTGGTCTTAGTCCGGCAGACGTCTCACCTGCGTGTAACGAGAGCCCTGCGGCCGATCTTTTTGGTGGACTGCCGTTACTGTGGAGCTGTTCGCAG AAACCTGAGGCAGATATTTCAGTCGCTTCCTCCCTTCATTGATATTCTTCTGCTGCTGCTTTTCTTCATGGTCATCTTTGCCATCCTAGGATTCTGTTTGTTCTCAGCCAACTCAGCCGGCCCT TATTTTAGCACACTGGAGAACAGCATTGTGAGTTTGTTTGTCCTTCTGACCACTGCAAA TTTTCCCGATGTGATGATGCCAGCATATTCAAAGAATCGCTGGTCATGCATTTTCTTCATTGTGTATCTGTCCATCGAGCTCTACTTCATCATGAATCTG CTCCTGGCAGTGGTTTTTGACACTTTCAATGGAGTTGAGAAGATGAAATTCAAATCTCTTCTTCTACACAAGCGATCCGCTATAGAGCACGCCTTCCAGCTGCTAGTTAGTCGGCAG aGGCCAGATGGAGTGTGTTTAAAGCAGTTTGATGGACTGATGCGATTCTATCGTCCACGTATGACTGCCAGGGATCGTTTCCTCACTTTCAAAGCCCTCAACCATTCAGGCGCAACCATGCTGAG TCTCCAGGACTCCTATAAGTTTTATGAAGTGATCGGGCTCAAATGGAAG GCTCGACGGAGTGGGGAGCACTGGTTTGATGATCTTCCTCGTACTGCATTCCTCATCTTCAAAG GAATCAATTTACTTGTGAAATCCAAAGCTTTCCAGTATGCAATGT ATCTGGTAGTTGCAATTAATGGCATCTGGATCCTAGTGGAGACTAACATGTTAAATG TCGGCGTCTCATGGACTCGTGTTGTCCCATGGAGTTACATTATTTTCCTTACAA TTTACGGAGTTGAGGTCTTGTTGAAGATCACAGGCCTTGGTCCTTTGACATATTTCAGCTCAGGGTGGAACCt CTTTGATTTCTCAGTAACAGTCTTTGCCTTTTTGGGATTGATGGCTCTGGCCTTTGACATGGAGCCGTTCTACTTCATCGTAGTGTTGAGACCTCTCCAGCTCCTCCG GTTGTTTAAAATTAAACAGCGCTATCGGAACGTTTTGGACACAATGTTTGAACTGTTCCCGCGAATGGCCAG tCTAGGTCTGACTCTGATTATCTTCTATTATTGTTTTGCCATCGTTGGAATGGAGTTTTTTGCTGATGTTGTTTATCCGAACTGCTGCAA CACCAGCACTGTCGCTGAATCGTATCGCCAGATAAATGTGACCATTGGCAACCGAACAGTTCTAGAGGAGGGGTATTATTATCTCAATAACTTCAATAACATCCTAAGCAGCTTTG TCACTCTTTTTGAGCTAACAGTGGTGAACAACTGGTACATCACTATG GAAGGTGTGACATCACAAACTACGCACTGGAGTCGCCTTTATTTCATGACCTTTTACATTGTCACCATG gTTGTCATGACTATAATCGTGGCCTTCATTCTAGATGCATTTGTCTTCAGGATGAACTACAGTCGGAAGAACAGAGAGCCGCTGGATGACCCAGAAG atgAAAAGGGGATCGTCTTTGAGACAGAGGTGTCCCAGACTGAAGCTCTACAGACTCTAGACTTGTATAAACACACACTGGGTGTCACCAACCTAAGCTCACTGCAGGACATGTGTGTGGCTCTGGAGCGGAGCGGG CATTCCTCATTAGTATTTGTGGGTCGAAGGTCACGTACCAAGTGTGACCTCAGCATGAAGATGTACGAGGAAGAGATTCAG GAATGGTACGAGGAATATTCCAGAACAAACCTGCAGCCCGATGAAACGTTCCACAGAGAACTGGACAGCCCTGAAGCCAGTGCCACAAACAGCATTAACTAA
- the LOC128011545 gene encoding two pore channel protein 1 isoform X1, protein MGPITGATMEVSSTFDNMTGLTHDRPVQTSSFCQQFASVDGAGNYDVVNNVVIPTPGAPDPRAQNSLRQSWEMNYQEAAIYLQEGENNDKFFTHPRNAHALRAYLFAHNHLFYVMELLTAVLLMLLSLSEAPAVPFLRLDVYVHATLELLALVMVAFELCMKLRWLGFHTFIRHKRTMVKTCVLFIQFIEAIVVLVRQTSHLRVTRALRPIFLVDCRYCGAVRRNLRQIFQSLPPFIDILLLLLFFMVIFAILGFCLFSANSAGPYFSTLENSIVSLFVLLTTANFPDVMMPAYSKNRWSCIFFIVYLSIELYFIMNLLLAVVFDTFNGVEKMKFKSLLLHKRSAIEHAFQLLVSRQRPDGVCLKQFDGLMRFYRPRMTARDRFLTFKALNHSGATMLSLQDSYKFYEVIGLKWKARRSGEHWFDDLPRTAFLIFKGINLLVKSKAFQYAMYLVVAINGIWILVETNMLNVGVSWTRVVPWSYIIFLTIYGVEVLLKITGLGPLTYFSSGWNLFDFSVTVFAFLGLMALAFDMEPFYFIVVLRPLQLLRLFKIKQRYRNVLDTMFELFPRMASLGLTLIIFYYCFAIVGMEFFADVVYPNCCNTSTVAESYRQINVTIGNRTVLEEGYYYLNNFNNILSSFVTLFELTVVNNWYITMEGVTSQTTHWSRLYFMTFYIVTMVVMTIIVAFILDAFVFRMNYSRKNREPLDDPEDEKGIVFETEVSQTEALQTLDLYKHTLGVTNLSSLQDMCVALERSGHSSLVFVGRRSRTKCDLSMKMYEEEIQEWYEEYSRTNLQPDETFHRELDSPEASATNSIN, encoded by the exons ATGGGGCCGATCACAGGGGCTACCATGGAAGTCAGTAGTACGTTTGACAACATGACTGGACTGACGCATGATAGGCCAGTGCAAACGTCTTCATTCTGCCAGCAGTTTGCATCTGTCG ATGGGGCAGGAAATTATGATGTTGTGAATAATGTTGTCATTCCAACCCCAGGAGCACCGGACCCCAGGGCCCAGAATTCTTTGCGGCAAAGTTGGGAAATGAACTACCAGGAAGCAGCAATATACCTCCAG GAGGGAGAGAATAACGACAAGTTTTTCACTCATCCGCGAAATGCCCATGCGCTCCGTGCCTACCTGTTTGCTCACAATCACCTTTTCTATGTGATGGAGCTGCTGACGGCAGTGTTACTCATGCTTCTGTCCCTCTCAGAGGCCCCTGCCGTCCCCTTTCTCCGCTTAGATGTCTAT GTTCATGCAACACTGGAGTTATTGGCATTGGTAATGGTGGCCTTTGAATTGTGCATGAAGCTCAGATGGCTTGGCTTTCACACCTTTATACGACATAAGAGGACCATGGTGAAG ACATGTGTCCTGTTTATTCAGTTCATCGAGGCAATTGTGGTCTTAGTCCGGCAGACGTCTCACCTGCGTGTAACGAGAGCCCTGCGGCCGATCTTTTTGGTGGACTGCCGTTACTGTGGAGCTGTTCGCAG AAACCTGAGGCAGATATTTCAGTCGCTTCCTCCCTTCATTGATATTCTTCTGCTGCTGCTTTTCTTCATGGTCATCTTTGCCATCCTAGGATTCTGTTTGTTCTCAGCCAACTCAGCCGGCCCT TATTTTAGCACACTGGAGAACAGCATTGTGAGTTTGTTTGTCCTTCTGACCACTGCAAA TTTTCCCGATGTGATGATGCCAGCATATTCAAAGAATCGCTGGTCATGCATTTTCTTCATTGTGTATCTGTCCATCGAGCTCTACTTCATCATGAATCTG CTCCTGGCAGTGGTTTTTGACACTTTCAATGGAGTTGAGAAGATGAAATTCAAATCTCTTCTTCTACACAAGCGATCCGCTATAGAGCACGCCTTCCAGCTGCTAGTTAGTCGGCAG aGGCCAGATGGAGTGTGTTTAAAGCAGTTTGATGGACTGATGCGATTCTATCGTCCACGTATGACTGCCAGGGATCGTTTCCTCACTTTCAAAGCCCTCAACCATTCAGGCGCAACCATGCTGAG TCTCCAGGACTCCTATAAGTTTTATGAAGTGATCGGGCTCAAATGGAAG GCTCGACGGAGTGGGGAGCACTGGTTTGATGATCTTCCTCGTACTGCATTCCTCATCTTCAAAG GAATCAATTTACTTGTGAAATCCAAAGCTTTCCAGTATGCAATGT ATCTGGTAGTTGCAATTAATGGCATCTGGATCCTAGTGGAGACTAACATGTTAAATG TCGGCGTCTCATGGACTCGTGTTGTCCCATGGAGTTACATTATTTTCCTTACAA TTTACGGAGTTGAGGTCTTGTTGAAGATCACAGGCCTTGGTCCTTTGACATATTTCAGCTCAGGGTGGAACCt CTTTGATTTCTCAGTAACAGTCTTTGCCTTTTTGGGATTGATGGCTCTGGCCTTTGACATGGAGCCGTTCTACTTCATCGTAGTGTTGAGACCTCTCCAGCTCCTCCG GTTGTTTAAAATTAAACAGCGCTATCGGAACGTTTTGGACACAATGTTTGAACTGTTCCCGCGAATGGCCAG tCTAGGTCTGACTCTGATTATCTTCTATTATTGTTTTGCCATCGTTGGAATGGAGTTTTTTGCTGATGTTGTTTATCCGAACTGCTGCAA CACCAGCACTGTCGCTGAATCGTATCGCCAGATAAATGTGACCATTGGCAACCGAACAGTTCTAGAGGAGGGGTATTATTATCTCAATAACTTCAATAACATCCTAAGCAGCTTTG TCACTCTTTTTGAGCTAACAGTGGTGAACAACTGGTACATCACTATG GAAGGTGTGACATCACAAACTACGCACTGGAGTCGCCTTTATTTCATGACCTTTTACATTGTCACCATG gTTGTCATGACTATAATCGTGGCCTTCATTCTAGATGCATTTGTCTTCAGGATGAACTACAGTCGGAAGAACAGAGAGCCGCTGGATGACCCAGAAG atgAAAAGGGGATCGTCTTTGAGACAGAGGTGTCCCAGACTGAAGCTCTACAGACTCTAGACTTGTATAAACACACACTGGGTGTCACCAACCTAAGCTCACTGCAGGACATGTGTGTGGCTCTGGAGCGGAGCGGG CATTCCTCATTAGTATTTGTGGGTCGAAGGTCACGTACCAAGTGTGACCTCAGCATGAAGATGTACGAGGAAGAGATTCAG GAATGGTACGAGGAATATTCCAGAACAAACCTGCAGCCCGATGAAACGTTCCACAGAGAACTGGACAGCCCTGAAGCCAGTGCCACAAACAGCATTAACTAA
- the LOC128011545 gene encoding two pore channel protein 1 isoform X7, which translates to MADGDDDVPLILTWDDTSSGLLEEDARAPDPRAQNSLRQSWEMNYQEAAIYLQVHATLELLALVMVAFELCMKLRWLGFHTFIRHKRTMVKTCVLFIQFIEAIVVLVRQTSHLRVTRALRPIFLVDCRYCGAVRRNLRQIFQSLPPFIDILLLLLFFMVIFAILGFCLFSANSAGPYFSTLENSIVSLFVLLTTANFPDVMMPAYSKNRWSCIFFIVYLSIELYFIMNLLLAVVFDTFNGVEKMKFKSLLLHKRSAIEHAFQLLVSRQRPDGVCLKQFDGLMRFYRPRMTARDRFLTFKALNHSGATMLSLQDSYKFYEVIGLKWKARRSGEHWFDDLPRTAFLIFKGINLLVKSKAFQYAMYLVVAINGIWILVETNMLNVGVSWTRVVPWSYIIFLTIYGVEVLLKITGLGPLTYFSSGWNLFDFSVTVFAFLGLMALAFDMEPFYFIVVLRPLQLLRLFKIKQRYRNVLDTMFELFPRMASLGLTLIIFYYCFAIVGMEFFADVVYPNCCNTSTVAESYRQINVTIGNRTVLEEGYYYLNNFNNILSSFVTLFELTVVNNWYITMEGVTSQTTHWSRLYFMTFYIVTMVVMTIIVAFILDAFVFRMNYSRKNREPLDDPEDEKGIVFETEVSQTEALQTLDLYKHTLGVTNLSSLQDMCVALERSGHSSLVFVGRRSRTKCDLSMKMYEEEIQEWYEEYSRTNLQPDETFHRELDSPEASATNSIN; encoded by the exons ATGGCGGACGGGGATGACGACGTGCCGCTGATCCTGACCTGGGACGATACAAGCAGCGGGCTGCTGGAGGAAGATGCGA GAGCACCGGACCCCAGGGCCCAGAATTCTTTGCGGCAAAGTTGGGAAATGAACTACCAGGAAGCAGCAATATACCTCCAG GTTCATGCAACACTGGAGTTATTGGCATTGGTAATGGTGGCCTTTGAATTGTGCATGAAGCTCAGATGGCTTGGCTTTCACACCTTTATACGACATAAGAGGACCATGGTGAAG ACATGTGTCCTGTTTATTCAGTTCATCGAGGCAATTGTGGTCTTAGTCCGGCAGACGTCTCACCTGCGTGTAACGAGAGCCCTGCGGCCGATCTTTTTGGTGGACTGCCGTTACTGTGGAGCTGTTCGCAG AAACCTGAGGCAGATATTTCAGTCGCTTCCTCCCTTCATTGATATTCTTCTGCTGCTGCTTTTCTTCATGGTCATCTTTGCCATCCTAGGATTCTGTTTGTTCTCAGCCAACTCAGCCGGCCCT TATTTTAGCACACTGGAGAACAGCATTGTGAGTTTGTTTGTCCTTCTGACCACTGCAAA TTTTCCCGATGTGATGATGCCAGCATATTCAAAGAATCGCTGGTCATGCATTTTCTTCATTGTGTATCTGTCCATCGAGCTCTACTTCATCATGAATCTG CTCCTGGCAGTGGTTTTTGACACTTTCAATGGAGTTGAGAAGATGAAATTCAAATCTCTTCTTCTACACAAGCGATCCGCTATAGAGCACGCCTTCCAGCTGCTAGTTAGTCGGCAG aGGCCAGATGGAGTGTGTTTAAAGCAGTTTGATGGACTGATGCGATTCTATCGTCCACGTATGACTGCCAGGGATCGTTTCCTCACTTTCAAAGCCCTCAACCATTCAGGCGCAACCATGCTGAG TCTCCAGGACTCCTATAAGTTTTATGAAGTGATCGGGCTCAAATGGAAG GCTCGACGGAGTGGGGAGCACTGGTTTGATGATCTTCCTCGTACTGCATTCCTCATCTTCAAAG GAATCAATTTACTTGTGAAATCCAAAGCTTTCCAGTATGCAATGT ATCTGGTAGTTGCAATTAATGGCATCTGGATCCTAGTGGAGACTAACATGTTAAATG TCGGCGTCTCATGGACTCGTGTTGTCCCATGGAGTTACATTATTTTCCTTACAA TTTACGGAGTTGAGGTCTTGTTGAAGATCACAGGCCTTGGTCCTTTGACATATTTCAGCTCAGGGTGGAACCt CTTTGATTTCTCAGTAACAGTCTTTGCCTTTTTGGGATTGATGGCTCTGGCCTTTGACATGGAGCCGTTCTACTTCATCGTAGTGTTGAGACCTCTCCAGCTCCTCCG GTTGTTTAAAATTAAACAGCGCTATCGGAACGTTTTGGACACAATGTTTGAACTGTTCCCGCGAATGGCCAG tCTAGGTCTGACTCTGATTATCTTCTATTATTGTTTTGCCATCGTTGGAATGGAGTTTTTTGCTGATGTTGTTTATCCGAACTGCTGCAA CACCAGCACTGTCGCTGAATCGTATCGCCAGATAAATGTGACCATTGGCAACCGAACAGTTCTAGAGGAGGGGTATTATTATCTCAATAACTTCAATAACATCCTAAGCAGCTTTG TCACTCTTTTTGAGCTAACAGTGGTGAACAACTGGTACATCACTATG GAAGGTGTGACATCACAAACTACGCACTGGAGTCGCCTTTATTTCATGACCTTTTACATTGTCACCATG gTTGTCATGACTATAATCGTGGCCTTCATTCTAGATGCATTTGTCTTCAGGATGAACTACAGTCGGAAGAACAGAGAGCCGCTGGATGACCCAGAAG atgAAAAGGGGATCGTCTTTGAGACAGAGGTGTCCCAGACTGAAGCTCTACAGACTCTAGACTTGTATAAACACACACTGGGTGTCACCAACCTAAGCTCACTGCAGGACATGTGTGTGGCTCTGGAGCGGAGCGGG CATTCCTCATTAGTATTTGTGGGTCGAAGGTCACGTACCAAGTGTGACCTCAGCATGAAGATGTACGAGGAAGAGATTCAG GAATGGTACGAGGAATATTCCAGAACAAACCTGCAGCCCGATGAAACGTTCCACAGAGAACTGGACAGCCCTGAAGCCAGTGCCACAAACAGCATTAACTAA